One Candidatus Kaelpia imicola genomic region harbors:
- a CDS encoding protein arginine kinase — protein MKNSNVDILLNQPSAWLKGTGKDSDIVISSRVRFARNLKKIPFYHWANDEQRQQSYSKIKNVLEDIPDLKNGIWLDIDRLSELDRYFLLERHLISRELADKGTYKADLVGDREIVSIMVNEEDHIRLQVLESGFSLLEAVDIARKIDSELAKRLDYAFNYELGYLTACPTNTGTGLRASVMLHLPLLVMSKQIANVINTIAKLSFTTRGFYGEGTEASGNFFQISNQVTLGRAEEEIVENLQKVIVQVISYVRAAREKFYKKDKLSLEDQVFRSYGMLQNSRLINSKEAIELLSNLRLGADLGVIDIDLKQINELLLYIQPAHLQKSEGKILGSKERDIKRAKLIREKIA, from the coding sequence TAGTAACGTCGATATTTTATTGAACCAGCCTAGTGCTTGGTTAAAAGGTACGGGTAAGGATTCTGATATTGTTATTTCAAGCAGAGTGAGGTTTGCTCGAAATTTAAAAAAGATTCCTTTTTATCACTGGGCAAACGATGAGCAGCGTCAGCAGAGTTATTCTAAAATCAAAAATGTTTTGGAAGATATTCCGGATCTTAAAAACGGAATCTGGCTGGACATAGATAGACTGAGTGAGCTGGATAGATATTTTCTTCTCGAAAGACATTTAATAAGCAGGGAACTGGCTGATAAAGGCACCTATAAGGCTGATCTTGTAGGCGATAGGGAGATAGTCTCTATTATGGTTAATGAAGAAGACCATATCCGCCTCCAAGTTTTAGAATCGGGATTCTCTCTACTTGAAGCTGTTGATATAGCCAGGAAGATAGATAGCGAGTTGGCTAAGAGGCTTGATTATGCTTTCAATTACGAACTTGGTTATCTTACAGCTTGTCCTACTAATACAGGGACCGGCCTTAGGGCCTCTGTAATGCTGCATCTGCCCCTGCTTGTTATGAGCAAGCAGATAGCAAATGTTATCAATACAATAGCAAAATTAAGTTTTACTACTCGCGGTTTTTACGGAGAGGGTACTGAAGCTAGCGGAAATTTCTTCCAGATCTCCAATCAGGTTACTTTAGGGAGAGCCGAAGAGGAGATTGTCGAGAATCTCCAAAAAGTTATAGTTCAGGTTATAAGTTATGTAAGAGCAGCCAGAGAGAAATTTTATAAAAAAGATAAGCTCTCTTTGGAAGATCAGGTATTCCGCTCTTACGGTATGCTGCAGAACTCACGTCTTATAAACAGTAAAGAGGCAATAGAGCTCCTTTCCAACTTGAGATTAGGAGCAGATTTAGGTGTCATAGATATAGATTTAAAGCAGATTAATGAGCTTCTGTTGTATATACAGCCTGCTCATCTGCAGAAGTCTGAAGGTAAGATTTTGGGTTCAAAAGAGAGAGATATAAAACGTGCAAAACTTATAAGAGAAAAGATAGCATAG
- the ispD gene encoding 2-C-methyl-D-erythritol 4-phosphate cytidylyltransferase, translated as MLKKLSVDMQVAFILLAAGSGERLDAEVPKSLVKLNNYPLFIHSLIRSKEAGFFNQSILVVPKGFKEDFQSALSKYNLDVDSLVLGGSKRVDSVSNALDSIEYADYVFIHDAARPFISVKLMEVLLEEVKKHSAVIPALAVSSTLKISKDGFAVRTLNRDNMYTVQTPQVFDFQLIKSALLEFKNRDVGNEIFDDSYLLEFSGKKVKMVEGDVSNFKITYPRDLEFAKRILEQCR; from the coding sequence TTGCTAAAAAAGCTAAGCGTTGATATGCAGGTTGCATTCATTCTTCTGGCAGCCGGAAGCGGCGAAAGATTAGATGCTGAAGTTCCCAAGTCACTCGTTAAGCTTAATAATTATCCTCTGTTTATACATTCTCTGATTAGATCTAAGGAGGCGGGGTTTTTTAATCAGTCAATCCTTGTTGTGCCTAAAGGGTTTAAAGAAGATTTCCAATCTGCTTTATCTAAATATAACCTTGATGTTGATAGTTTGGTCTTGGGCGGTTCTAAGAGGGTGGATTCCGTCTCCAATGCTCTGGACTCTATCGAGTATGCAGACTATGTATTTATACATGATGCGGCACGTCCATTTATTAGCGTTAAACTTATGGAAGTTCTTTTAGAAGAGGTGAAGAAACATTCTGCCGTTATACCTGCATTGGCAGTCAGTTCGACATTAAAAATATCTAAAGATGGTTTTGCGGTTAGGACATTGAATAGGGATAATATGTACACTGTTCAGACACCGCAAGTCTTTGATTTTCAATTAATTAAATCAGCATTATTGGAATTTAAAAATAGAGATGTAGGAAATGAGATATTTGATGATTCTTATTTATTGGAGTTTAGTGGTAAAAAAGTTAAGATGGTAGAAGGAGATGTATCTAATTTTAAAATTACATATCCTCGGGATCTAGAATTTGCAAAGAGGATTTTAGAACAATGCAGATAA
- the ispF gene encoding 2-C-methyl-D-erythritol 2,4-cyclodiphosphate synthase, whose translation MQIKVGFGFDSHGLEKGEKIKLGGVEIESDLKLKGFSDGDLIMHALSDAILGAISHKDIGELFPDTDSSNKDRDSADFLKQVKELMLSKDYNLSNVDITVVLERPHLSPYKDRIRGNIAEILELDNDLISVKAKHPEEAFSTNAAVCFVVVLLTKD comes from the coding sequence ATGCAGATAAAAGTTGGCTTTGGTTTTGATTCTCACGGTCTTGAAAAAGGCGAGAAGATCAAGCTTGGTGGAGTTGAGATAGAATCTGACCTTAAACTCAAAGGATTTTCAGATGGAGATCTCATTATGCATGCTCTATCTGATGCTATCCTCGGTGCTATATCTCATAAAGATATAGGGGAGCTATTTCCTGATACGGATAGCTCTAATAAGGATAGGGATAGTGCTGATTTTTTAAAACAAGTTAAAGAGTTAATGCTCTCGAAGGATTATAATTTGAGCAATGTCGACATTACTGTTGTTTTAGAGAGGCCGCATCTTAGTCCCTATAAGGATAGGATAAGAGGAAATATAGCTGAAATTTTAGAGTTAGACAATGATTTAATCTCTGTTAAAGCTAAACATCCTGAGGAAGCTTTTTCAACTAATGCAGCTGTTTGCTTCGTAGTTGTACTGCTGACAAAAGATTGA
- the cysS gene encoding cysteine--tRNA ligase: MAIKLLNSLSKKKEEFQPIRENKVSIYLCGPTVYDKPHLGHLRSAYDFDVIRKYFLFSGYEVLFLRNVTDIDDKIIDKARSSSSKDLKESTREIADKYYKVYDLWMTQFGIMPPDLEPWATDHISQMQEMIQELIDRDCAYLSDGDVYFDIKKFKNYGKLSHRSAEDMISGVRVEPGDKKRDSLDFALWKKAKEGEPSWESPWGKGRPGWHIECSAMSTCYLGNTFDIHAGGRDLIFPHHENEIAQAEAATGKRFANYWLHNGMLTIDAQKMAKSLGNFIAIEDVLSKYHPDVVKMFFLSTNYSSPIDFSWQRLDGLKSVKSSFDSFFSKLRVIRNVEYLKSEVKFGKEYSEFDNQIDGLASKFKDAMDDNFNTALAFGVLNEMLSLGNKIYDDKNIEFSSKVILLIRIKNLVLKFSKIFGLFENLDSGIEGYKQAVDILVRIRDELRDQKLYQLADKIRGSLENIGIVLEDGAGGSSWRKV; this comes from the coding sequence ATGGCGATTAAACTCTTAAACTCCCTTAGTAAGAAGAAAGAAGAGTTTCAACCTATAAGAGAGAATAAGGTCAGCATCTATCTCTGCGGGCCTACTGTCTATGATAAACCCCATTTAGGGCATTTAAGAAGCGCTTACGATTTTGATGTTATAAGAAAATATTTTCTATTTTCAGGGTATGAAGTATTGTTTTTAAGAAACGTTACCGATATAGATGATAAGATTATAGATAAGGCTAGAAGTTCATCGAGTAAAGATCTAAAAGAATCAACTCGTGAGATTGCTGATAAATATTACAAGGTTTACGATCTTTGGATGACCCAGTTTGGGATAATGCCTCCTGATTTAGAACCCTGGGCTACGGATCACATATCCCAGATGCAAGAGATGATTCAAGAACTTATTGATAGAGATTGTGCCTATCTCTCAGACGGAGACGTTTATTTTGATATTAAGAAGTTCAAAAATTACGGTAAGCTCTCTCATCGCTCTGCTGAAGATATGATATCAGGAGTAAGAGTTGAGCCAGGCGATAAAAAGAGAGATTCTCTTGATTTTGCTCTCTGGAAAAAAGCTAAAGAAGGTGAGCCTTCTTGGGAGAGTCCTTGGGGCAAGGGGAGGCCTGGTTGGCACATAGAGTGCTCAGCTATGAGCACATGTTACCTAGGGAATACTTTTGATATTCATGCCGGCGGAAGAGATCTGATATTCCCCCATCATGAGAACGAGATTGCCCAGGCTGAAGCGGCAACAGGAAAGAGATTTGCAAATTACTGGCTGCATAATGGAATGCTTACAATTGATGCTCAAAAAATGGCTAAATCTCTTGGTAATTTTATAGCAATAGAGGATGTTTTAAGTAAGTATCATCCTGATGTTGTTAAGATGTTTTTTCTCTCTACAAATTACAGTAGTCCTATCGATTTTTCCTGGCAGAGATTGGATGGGTTGAAATCAGTAAAGAGTAGTTTTGATTCTTTCTTTTCAAAGTTAAGGGTGATAAGAAATGTAGAATACTTGAAATCTGAAGTAAAGTTTGGGAAAGAATATTCTGAATTTGATAATCAGATAGATGGTCTAGCTTCTAAATTTAAAGATGCTATGGATGACAATTTTAATACTGCCTTAGCATTCGGGGTTCTTAATGAGATGTTGAGTCTCGGTAATAAAATATACGATGATAAAAATATAGAGTTTTCGTCTAAGGTTATTCTTTTGATCAGGATAAAGAATCTTGTTTTAAAGTTCTCTAAAATATTTGGTCTTTTTGAGAATCTTGATTCAGGGATAGAGGGTTATAAGCAGGCAGTCGATATTTTGGTAAGAATTAGAGATGAATTAAGAGATCAGAAGTTATATCAATTAGCAGATAAGATAAGAGGTTCTTTGGAGAACATAGGAATAGTCTTAGAAGACGGCGCGGGTGGATCCAGCTGGAGAAAGGTTTAA
- a CDS encoding ABC transporter ATP-binding protein translates to MIKVVNLWKKFEDLEVLKGLDITINKEDVFVIIGQSGCGKSVFLKLLMNLLEPDKGDVFIENENVFKLNEKELRKLRMKFGFVFQNSALFDSLNVYDNVSFGLVQHTDLDQDLICERVADCLKLVGLQGIEDKMPAELSGGMKKRVAIARAVVLNPKIILYDEPTTGLDPVVASSINYLIKKLKREVNATSIVVTHDMNSAYFIADRIGMLYKGKIIEIGSPDGIRVSSNPIVQQFINGDAQGPIEA, encoded by the coding sequence ATGATAAAAGTAGTCAATCTTTGGAAAAAATTTGAGGATTTAGAGGTTCTAAAAGGTTTAGATATTACAATAAACAAGGAAGATGTTTTTGTAATAATTGGCCAGAGTGGATGCGGTAAGAGTGTATTTTTAAAACTTTTGATGAATCTTCTTGAACCTGATAAAGGGGATGTATTTATAGAGAATGAGAACGTGTTCAAATTAAATGAAAAAGAACTCAGAAAATTAAGGATGAAGTTTGGTTTTGTCTTCCAGAATTCGGCTCTCTTTGATTCTTTGAATGTGTATGATAATGTTAGTTTTGGATTAGTCCAGCATACTGATTTAGACCAAGATTTAATTTGTGAGAGAGTGGCCGATTGCCTTAAACTTGTAGGTTTACAGGGTATAGAAGATAAGATGCCGGCTGAGTTAAGCGGAGGGATGAAAAAGAGAGTTGCTATAGCCAGGGCGGTAGTCTTAAATCCCAAAATAATACTCTATGATGAGCCGACTACGGGATTGGACCCGGTTGTTGCCTCCTCGATAAATTATTTGATTAAGAAGTTAAAACGGGAAGTCAATGCGACCTCTATCGTGGTTACTCATGATATGAATAGTGCTTATTTTATAGCGGATAGGATTGGTATGCTTTATAAGGGAAAGATTATCGAGATAGGTAGTCCAGATGGAATAAGGGTCAGCTCTAATCCTATTGTCCAGCAGTTTATTAACGGTGATGCCCAAGGTCCTATAGAAGCATGA
- the radA gene encoding DNA repair protein RadA, with product MKKSTIFVCQNCGYQSKGFLGRCPECESWDSMIEEFKEQESRAVSSGKTAQVLSEIEFENQGRVLTGDNEFDLVLGGGVVPGSVVLLGGRPGIGKSTIMLQVAFNIAGSKKSVLYVSGEESLAQIKIRAKRLNVKEEPSLFFLSETNLEVIISQIELLNPDFLVIDSIQVISHPDLSSSAGTISQVKESAQRLTRIAKDRSMSTFLIGHVTKEGSLAGPMVLEHIVDTVLYFEGDSFLSHRILRAIKNRFGSTNEIGLFEMTEDGLKEVENPSSVFLLEKESQTPGSVIVSTLEGTRSLLVQIQALVAKSYQGFPLRRTIGLDHNRMTLLTAVLERRAGFGLYNQDIFINVVGGLKIGEPAVDLGVILALASAFKNKTLDNDLIVFGEVGLAGEVRKVGFAEKRVKEAIKLGFKKCLIPKRNLLEKDKFDIKIIETVNIKEALKIME from the coding sequence ATGAAGAAGAGCACTATATTTGTCTGTCAAAATTGCGGCTATCAATCCAAGGGATTTTTAGGGCGTTGTCCGGAGTGTGAGAGCTGGGATTCCATGATTGAAGAGTTTAAAGAGCAGGAGAGCAGGGCTGTATCTAGCGGTAAGACTGCTCAAGTATTGTCCGAAATCGAATTTGAAAACCAAGGTAGAGTCTTAACAGGAGATAATGAATTTGACCTTGTCTTAGGCGGAGGAGTTGTCCCGGGTTCTGTTGTGCTTCTAGGCGGGAGACCTGGAATTGGCAAGTCTACCATTATGCTTCAGGTAGCTTTTAATATTGCAGGGTCTAAAAAAAGCGTTCTCTATGTTTCGGGTGAAGAGTCTTTAGCTCAGATCAAAATTAGAGCGAAGAGATTAAATGTTAAAGAGGAGCCCAGTCTGTTCTTTCTTTCTGAGACCAATCTAGAGGTTATAATATCTCAAATTGAGTTATTAAATCCAGATTTTCTGGTAATAGACTCAATACAGGTTATCTCTCATCCTGATCTCTCTTCTTCCGCTGGAACCATAAGCCAAGTCAAAGAGTCTGCTCAGAGATTAACGAGGATTGCAAAAGATAGAAGTATGTCTACTTTCCTTATAGGGCATGTCACGAAAGAGGGTTCCCTTGCCGGCCCTATGGTGTTAGAACATATCGTAGATACTGTTCTTTATTTTGAGGGAGATAGTTTCCTATCTCACAGAATATTGAGGGCTATAAAAAATCGATTTGGCTCTACCAATGAGATAGGTCTATTTGAAATGACAGAGGACGGATTAAAAGAAGTGGAGAATCCATCTTCAGTATTTCTGTTGGAGAAGGAGAGTCAGACACCCGGCAGCGTCATTGTCTCTACTCTTGAAGGAACACGCTCGCTTTTAGTGCAGATTCAGGCTCTTGTTGCTAAGTCTTACCAGGGTTTTCCGTTGAGACGTACTATAGGTTTGGATCACAACAGAATGACTCTACTCACAGCTGTTTTAGAGAGAAGAGCCGGCTTTGGTCTCTACAATCAAGATATCTTCATAAATGTTGTAGGGGGGCTGAAGATAGGAGAACCTGCTGTAGATTTAGGTGTGATATTAGCTCTGGCTTCGGCTTTCAAAAATAAGACTCTGGACAATGATTTAATTGTTTTTGGTGAGGTTGGTCTGGCCGGAGAGGTAAGAAAAGTTGGTTTTGCAGAGAAAAGAGTAAAAGAAGCAATAAAGTTAGGTTTTAAGAAATGTTTGATCCCCAAAAGAAACCTGTTGGAAAAAGATAAGTTTGATATTAAAATAATTGAAACCGTTAACATTAAAGAAGCATTAAAAATAATGGAGTAA
- the epsC gene encoding serine O-acetyltransferase EpsC, translating into MSILLKSEIEAAMERDPAARSKIAIIILYPGLHALIVHRLSHYLYGLRVPFIPRLISQLARLLTGIEIHPGAEIDDGLFIDHGMGVVIGETSMLGKNVTLYQGVTLGGTGKERGKRHPTIGDNVVIGSGAKVLGNIRIGDNVQIGSNAVVIKDVPDDSTVVGVPGRMVKREGVKIPKISLDHTNLPDPLAQSIDHIQSEINEIEGVLKQWRKKKEEELNGD; encoded by the coding sequence ATCTCTATTCTGCTTAAGTCTGAGATAGAGGCAGCTATGGAGCGTGACCCTGCAGCCAGGAGCAAAATAGCCATAATAATATTATATCCTGGGCTACATGCTTTAATCGTCCATAGGTTATCCCATTATCTTTATGGGTTGAGAGTGCCTTTTATCCCCAGATTGATATCTCAGCTGGCAAGACTATTAACCGGCATTGAGATTCATCCTGGAGCTGAGATAGACGATGGACTATTCATAGACCATGGAATGGGCGTTGTAATAGGTGAGACCTCTATGCTAGGTAAAAATGTGACTCTCTATCAGGGTGTTACATTGGGGGGGACCGGCAAAGAGCGGGGAAAACGCCACCCTACCATAGGAGATAATGTTGTTATAGGTTCCGGAGCCAAAGTGCTGGGCAATATAAGAATAGGAGACAATGTTCAGATAGGTTCCAATGCTGTTGTTATAAAAGATGTACCTGACGACTCTACTGTCGTTGGAGTTCCGGGAAGAATGGTGAAGAGAGAGGGGGTAAAAATACCCAAGATATCTTTAGATCATACAAATCTACCTGACCCTTTAGCTCAGTCTATAGACCATATTCAGAGCGAGATAAACGAAATAGAAGGTGTCTTAAAGCAGTGGCGTAAAAAGAAAGAAGAAGAGCTGAATGGCGATTAA
- a CDS encoding ABC transporter permease gives MKERINNFFCYIGKLAMLTGHIINLLFTRTPRFDLLYKQMIKIGLESFPIVSLTAIFIGIVIALQSAYQMQRLSAEIYIASLVALSVVRELGPVITGLVVAGRVGASVSAELGTMKVTEQVDAMESMATDSVQYLVIPRFLALLFMLPILTIYADIIGILGGFLIGVTKLGIGANQYLKLTFEALAMKDIYSGFVKPVVFAIIIALISAQEGFMARGGAEGVGRATTRTVVNTFILIIIADCLITAFFYFIL, from the coding sequence ATGAAGGAGAGAATAAACAATTTCTTCTGTTATATCGGTAAATTGGCTATGCTCACAGGGCATATAATCAACCTTCTTTTTACCAGAACACCGCGTTTCGACCTTCTTTATAAGCAGATGATTAAAATAGGATTAGAGAGTTTTCCTATAGTCTCTTTGACGGCTATATTTATCGGTATAGTTATTGCACTGCAGAGTGCTTATCAGATGCAGAGGCTTTCAGCAGAGATATATATTGCCTCTCTGGTTGCGCTTTCAGTTGTACGAGAGCTGGGTCCTGTTATAACCGGTCTTGTTGTTGCCGGCCGTGTCGGGGCTTCTGTCTCTGCTGAACTGGGTACGATGAAGGTCACCGAGCAGGTAGATGCTATGGAATCAATGGCTACCGACTCTGTTCAGTATCTTGTGATTCCCAGGTTTTTAGCACTTCTTTTTATGCTTCCAATCTTGACTATATATGCGGACATAATAGGTATACTGGGAGGTTTCTTGATAGGAGTGACAAAGCTGGGCATCGGTGCAAATCAGTATTTAAAGTTAACTTTTGAAGCTTTAGCTATGAAGGATATCTATAGTGGTTTTGTAAAACCTGTAGTCTTTGCAATTATCATTGCTCTGATATCTGCGCAGGAAGGCTTTATGGCCAGAGGTGGCGCCGAAGGTGTTGGCAGGGCAACCACGCGTACGGTGGTCAATACTTTTATTTTAATCATTATAGCGGATTGCTTGATAACCGCATTCTTCTATTTTATTTTATAA
- a CDS encoding MlaD family protein, whose protein sequence is MEYWRKSEWRLGLFIACGIVLFGALVFTISNLNFFQRSYEVRALFKFANGIESGAPVRLAGVKVGEVKNVKIIYNPDNKVPLVEVYLLIEEGVLIRQNASILISTLGLLGEKYVEILPGDKNRALVRKGDIIVGYDAVPMAKLSDLAYQIAQKLDQTIDSVRDVFLKEENKQDLEDTIVNMKSLSDNLNKLVVETNEVISKINNGEGTFGKLLSEDLLYYEILAIVGDIKRNPWKLLRKTKSSDDISLDEGNQGYLR, encoded by the coding sequence ATGGAATATTGGAGAAAGAGTGAATGGAGATTAGGTCTCTTTATCGCCTGCGGCATTGTTCTGTTTGGTGCTCTTGTTTTTACTATAAGTAATCTTAACTTCTTTCAAAGAAGTTACGAGGTAAGAGCTCTCTTTAAGTTTGCAAATGGTATAGAGAGTGGAGCTCCAGTCAGACTTGCAGGTGTAAAAGTTGGCGAAGTTAAAAATGTTAAGATAATTTATAATCCAGATAATAAAGTTCCTCTTGTTGAGGTTTATCTGTTGATAGAGGAGGGTGTTCTAATTAGACAGAATGCCAGTATTTTGATATCTACCCTGGGGTTGTTGGGCGAAAAATACGTTGAGATATTGCCTGGGGATAAGAACCGAGCCTTAGTAAGGAAGGGTGATATTATAGTTGGCTACGATGCTGTTCCAATGGCAAAGCTTTCGGATTTGGCATATCAGATTGCTCAAAAATTAGACCAGACTATAGATTCTGTAAGAGATGTTTTTCTCAAAGAAGAGAATAAGCAGGATTTAGAAGATACAATTGTAAATATGAAGTCTTTAAGTGATAATTTGAACAAACTGGTAGTTGAGACCAATGAGGTTATAAGCAAGATAAATAATGGAGAGGGTACTTTCGGTAAGCTTCTTTCTGAGGATCTGCTTTATTATGAGATACTTGCGATTGTAGGAGATATCAAGAGAAATCCTTGGAAGCTATTGAGGAAGACAAAGAGTTCTGACGATATATCTTTAGACGAGGGCAACCAGGGTTATTTACGCTGA
- a CDS encoding ATP-dependent Clp protease ATP-binding subunit — translation MFNRFTERARKVIIIAKEEAKRFNHDYIGTEHILLGLAREGEGVAAIVLKSLSLELGQIKIEVEKFVQPGPNAVISGDVPFTPAAKKAIELAMDEANSLGHNYIGTEHLLLGLVREGEGVASQVLLNLGLNANKIRESVMDLLGTPSGQNLSGDSAGSSAAKSKTPALDTFGRDLASLAREDKLDPVVGRGNEIERVMQILCRRTKNSPVLLGEAGVGKTAIVEGLAQKIVSGDIPELLRNKRIVALDLALMVAGTKYRGQFEERIKAVMNEIKKTEDVILFIDELHTLVGAGGAEGAIDASNILKPALSRGEIQCIGATTLDEYRKHIEKDAALERRFQIIMVDPPTVDETIEILRGLRDKYEAHHKVEFADETIVAAAKLSDRYITGRFLPDKAIDLIDESGSKARLSVLTIPPELKDLEEKTEDIKKEKEAAIKGQDFERAAKLRDQERETKKDLESKKKDWEKIKSEKQPVVTAEDIAVIVSKWTGVPLMKLEETESDKLLKIEEELKKGIVGQDEAIYAIARAVRRSRAGLKDPKRPIGTFIFLGPTGVGKTLLARVLAEFLFGDEDALIQLDMSEYMEKFNVSRLVGAPPGYVGYEEGGQLTEKVRRRPYSVVLLDEIEKAHPDIFNVLLQVMEDGRLTDSFGRRVDFRNVVLIMTSNVGASLLRAQGAIGFKAGAESGGIDHNSMKDKLMDEVKKTFKPEFLNRVDDTIVFRSLDKEHLVEVVEIELKEVRGRIQEQGLDIELSKDAKDFLIDKGFDPIFGARPLKRAIQRYIEDLLAEDIIAGKFKSPDVIYVKKAPHKEELEFKKKG, via the coding sequence ATGTTCAATAGATTTACCGAACGTGCCAGGAAGGTGATAATAATTGCTAAAGAAGAGGCTAAAAGATTTAATCATGACTATATTGGTACAGAGCATATTCTTTTGGGTTTAGCAAGAGAAGGCGAAGGTGTTGCAGCTATTGTTTTAAAGAGTCTTAGTCTTGAGCTTGGTCAGATCAAGATAGAGGTTGAGAAATTTGTACAGCCTGGACCAAATGCTGTTATCTCAGGAGACGTACCTTTTACCCCTGCAGCTAAGAAGGCGATTGAGCTGGCTATGGATGAGGCGAACTCTCTTGGACACAATTATATTGGTACAGAACATCTTCTATTGGGTTTAGTGAGAGAAGGCGAAGGTGTGGCTTCACAAGTACTTTTAAATCTCGGCTTAAATGCTAATAAGATACGAGAGTCTGTAATGGACCTTTTAGGTACCCCGTCAGGTCAAAATTTGAGCGGTGATAGTGCAGGAAGTTCTGCAGCCAAGAGTAAGACCCCTGCTTTGGATACATTCGGAAGAGATTTAGCTTCTTTAGCCAGAGAGGACAAGCTTGATCCAGTCGTGGGCAGAGGAAATGAGATTGAAAGAGTGATGCAGATATTATGCAGGAGAACAAAGAATAGTCCGGTCTTACTTGGTGAAGCTGGGGTCGGCAAGACTGCTATTGTTGAGGGTTTGGCGCAGAAGATAGTGTCAGGTGATATTCCGGAGCTTCTTAGAAATAAAAGGATTGTTGCTCTAGACCTAGCTCTTATGGTTGCAGGAACTAAATATAGGGGGCAGTTTGAAGAGAGAATAAAGGCGGTGATGAATGAAATCAAGAAGACAGAGGATGTAATTCTTTTTATAGATGAGCTGCATACTCTCGTAGGTGCAGGCGGCGCAGAGGGTGCAATAGATGCATCTAATATACTTAAACCTGCCTTATCCAGAGGAGAGATTCAGTGTATCGGTGCAACTACTCTGGATGAGTATAGAAAACATATTGAAAAGGATGCTGCTTTAGAGAGGCGTTTTCAGATTATCATGGTTGATCCTCCTACGGTTGATGAGACGATAGAGATACTTAGAGGGTTGAGGGATAAGTACGAGGCGCATCATAAGGTTGAATTTGCAGATGAGACTATAGTTGCGGCAGCTAAGTTGTCTGATAGGTATATTACGGGTAGATTCTTGCCCGATAAGGCAATAGACTTAATTGACGAATCAGGATCTAAGGCCCGTCTCTCTGTTTTAACCATACCTCCTGAGCTTAAAGACCTTGAGGAGAAGACAGAGGATATTAAAAAAGAGAAAGAGGCTGCTATCAAAGGTCAGGACTTTGAACGTGCGGCAAAATTAAGAGACCAAGAGAGGGAGACCAAAAAAGATTTGGAATCAAAGAAGAAAGATTGGGAAAAGATAAAGAGTGAGAAACAACCTGTTGTTACTGCAGAAGATATTGCAGTAATTGTATCTAAATGGACAGGTGTGCCATTGATGAAATTAGAGGAGACCGAAAGCGATAAGCTCTTGAAAATAGAAGAGGAACTTAAAAAAGGTATTGTAGGCCAGGATGAAGCTATCTATGCAATAGCACGTGCTGTAAGGAGGTCGCGTGCAGGATTAAAAGATCCCAAGCGTCCGATAGGTACTTTTATATTTTTAGGTCCTACAGGTGTAGGTAAGACGCTTCTTGCGAGAGTGCTGGCAGAGTTTTTGTTCGGAGACGAGGATGCGTTAATACAGCTTGATATGTCAGAGTATATGGAGAAGTTCAATGTCTCTCGTCTTGTAGGTGCTCCTCCAGGTTATGTAGGCTATGAAGAAGGCGGACAGTTAACAGAGAAAGTTAGAAGGCGGCCTTATTCGGTCGTATTACTAGATGAGATAGAGAAGGCTCATCCGGATATATTCAATGTATTGCTCCAGGTCATGGAGGATGGCAGACTTACAGACAGCTTTGGGCGGCGTGTTGATTTCAGAAATGTTGTTTTGATAATGACTTCCAATGTTGGTGCATCGCTTTTGAGGGCTCAGGGGGCAATAGGTTTCAAAGCCGGAGCAGAATCCGGTGGAATTGACCATAACTCTATGAAAGATAAATTGATGGATGAAGTCAAGAAGACGTTTAAGCCCGAGTTTTTGAACCGGGTTGATGATACGATAGTCTTTCGCTCTTTGGATAAAGAGCATCTTGTTGAAGTAGTAGAGATCGAGCTAAAAGAGGTAAGAGGGAGAATACAGGAGCAGGGCCTTGATATAGAGCTGTCGAAAGATGCAAAAGATTTTTTGATAGACAAGGGGTTTGATCCTATTTTTGGTGCCCGGCCTCTGAAAAGGGCTATACAGAGATATATAGAGGATCTTCTTGCTGAGGATATTATTGCTGGTAAATTTAAATCTCCCGACGTTATCTATGTTAAAAAGGCACCGCATAAAGAAGAGCTGGAGTTTAAAAAGAAAGGTTAA